The proteins below come from a single Novosphingobium aromaticivorans DSM 12444 genomic window:
- the kduD gene encoding 2-dehydro-3-deoxy-D-gluconate 5-dehydrogenase KduD, translating to MSIFDLSGRVAVVTGANTGIGQGIAVALAEAGADIAAVGRTPAEETAAKVRALGRKCELVSADLSTIAPVQDVVDEVLSSLGGLDILVNNAGIIRRADAVDFTEEDWDAVVDTNLKSVFFLSQAAGRHMIANREATGRRGKIINIASMLSFQGGIRVPSYTASKSGVAGLTRLLACEWAARGVNVNAIAPGYIATNNTSALQADETRNRQIMERIPEGRWGDPADIGGAAVFLASGAADYVQGHVLAVDGGWLAR from the coding sequence ATGAGCATTTTCGACCTTTCGGGCCGCGTCGCGGTCGTTACCGGCGCGAACACCGGGATCGGACAGGGCATCGCGGTGGCGCTGGCCGAGGCGGGCGCCGACATCGCCGCCGTGGGTCGCACCCCGGCCGAAGAAACCGCCGCCAAGGTGCGTGCGCTCGGCCGCAAGTGCGAACTGGTGAGCGCCGACCTTTCGACCATCGCCCCGGTACAGGACGTGGTCGACGAGGTGCTGTCGTCGCTGGGCGGGCTCGACATCCTCGTCAACAATGCCGGGATCATCCGCCGGGCGGACGCGGTCGACTTCACCGAAGAGGACTGGGACGCGGTCGTCGACACCAACCTCAAATCGGTGTTCTTCCTCTCGCAGGCTGCGGGGCGCCACATGATCGCGAACCGCGAAGCCACCGGGCGGCGCGGCAAGATCATCAACATTGCATCGATGCTGAGCTTCCAGGGCGGCATCCGCGTACCCAGCTATACCGCTAGCAAGAGCGGCGTTGCCGGGCTGACCAGGCTGCTCGCCTGCGAATGGGCCGCCAGGGGCGTGAACGTCAACGCCATCGCGCCGGGCTACATCGCCACGAACAACACGTCCGCCCTCCAGGCCGACGAGACCCGCAACCGCCAGATCATGGAACGCATTCCCGAAGGCCGCTGGGGCGATCCCGCCGACATCGGCGGTGCGGCGGTGTTCCTTGCCAGCGGCGCCGCCGACTATGTCCAGGGTCACGTCCTGGCCGTGGACGGCGGGTGGCTGGCGCGATGA
- a CDS encoding MFS transporter codes for MVEASAPTLDAASAKAGRYRWVIVGLLFAATAVNYIDRQMIGVLKPTLVAEFGWTESDFANIVFWFQMAYAIGYIGFGRVVDAVGARLGYTIAIVIWTIGHMAHGFATGVASFAAARFGLGVGESGNFPAGIRAVTDWFPQRERAFAIGLFNAGANVGAIITPLLVPVLVLWFGWRAAFFLTGIFGVAWLVAWWFIYRHPAEHKRVTPAELAWIEQDPADPVEKIGWSRLLTVRETWAYALGKFLIDPIWWFFLFWLPGYLFERYDMDLKTFGLPLAAIYLISDGGSIFGGWMSSRLIKAGRTPNFARKMTMLLCAILVLPIWFAQSLDSVWAAVLIIGLATAAHQAFSANLYTLPSDVFPRGAVGSVVGIGGTVGALGGMGMALFTGYILDKTGSYEILFAICASAYLLALAVVHFLSPRLAPARV; via the coding sequence ATGGTTGAAGCTTCCGCCCCCACGCTCGATGCCGCCTCGGCCAAGGCGGGCCGCTATCGCTGGGTGATCGTTGGCCTGCTCTTCGCGGCTACTGCGGTCAATTACATCGACCGCCAGATGATCGGCGTCCTCAAGCCGACTCTCGTCGCTGAGTTCGGCTGGACCGAGAGCGACTTCGCCAACATCGTCTTCTGGTTCCAGATGGCCTACGCCATCGGCTACATCGGCTTTGGCCGCGTCGTCGATGCGGTTGGCGCGCGGCTTGGCTATACCATCGCCATCGTCATCTGGACGATCGGGCACATGGCGCACGGCTTTGCCACCGGCGTCGCCAGCTTTGCCGCCGCGCGCTTCGGCCTCGGCGTGGGCGAGAGCGGGAATTTCCCCGCCGGCATCCGTGCCGTGACCGACTGGTTCCCCCAGCGCGAGCGCGCCTTCGCCATCGGCCTGTTCAATGCGGGCGCCAACGTCGGCGCGATCATCACCCCCTTGCTCGTGCCCGTGCTGGTGCTGTGGTTCGGCTGGCGCGCGGCATTCTTCCTGACCGGCATCTTCGGCGTGGCCTGGCTTGTCGCCTGGTGGTTCATCTATCGCCACCCCGCCGAGCACAAGCGCGTGACGCCCGCCGAACTCGCCTGGATCGAGCAGGACCCCGCCGATCCGGTTGAGAAGATCGGCTGGAGCCGCCTCCTCACCGTGCGCGAGACCTGGGCCTATGCCCTGGGCAAGTTCCTGATCGATCCGATCTGGTGGTTCTTCCTGTTCTGGCTGCCGGGCTACCTGTTCGAACGCTACGACATGGATCTCAAGACCTTCGGCCTTCCGCTCGCCGCGATCTACCTGATTTCCGACGGCGGCTCGATCTTCGGAGGCTGGATGTCCTCGCGCCTGATCAAGGCGGGCCGCACGCCCAACTTCGCCCGCAAGATGACAATGCTGCTCTGCGCTATCCTCGTCCTGCCGATCTGGTTCGCGCAGAGCCTCGACAGCGTGTGGGCCGCCGTGCTCATAATCGGCCTCGCGACGGCCGCGCACCAGGCCTTTTCCGCCAATCTCTACACCCTGCCATCGGACGTCTTCCCGCGCGGCGCTGTGGGATCGGTGGTCGGGATCGGCGGCACGGTCGGCGCGCTTGGCGGCATGGGCATGGCGCTGTTCACCGGCTACATCCTCGACAAGACCGGCAGCTACGAGATCCTCTTCGCGATCTGCGCCAGTGCCTATCTTCTTGCGCTTGCCGTTGTCCATTTCCTCAGCCCGCGCCTCGCGCCCGCGCGGGTCTGA
- a CDS encoding TetR/AcrR family transcriptional regulator, translated as MAAPQSKPLTPRQAERRRRILASAIALVSRLGYDAVTMRMIAQDSGTAEKTLYNIFGTKDRLVACAARDRSAEVFALAARREPRHGWPRLVEFARAAAEVTLESPVLSRALAALLLEHADLVGLHEVYEAEVGGALDAIIADGLLDPDVPREPMVRMIRLAVVATVLFWSRREIADAELEPCIVRRCAETLLPFATSAGALVLRIEARNAALRMIAPEVIVQDL; from the coding sequence ATGGCCGCCCCGCAATCCAAGCCGCTGACTCCGCGCCAGGCCGAGCGCCGCCGCCGCATCCTCGCGAGCGCGATCGCGCTGGTCAGCCGGCTGGGCTACGACGCGGTGACCATGCGCATGATCGCGCAGGACAGCGGCACTGCGGAAAAGACGCTCTACAACATCTTCGGCACCAAGGACCGGCTCGTCGCCTGTGCCGCGCGCGACCGAAGCGCCGAGGTCTTCGCGCTCGCCGCCCGGCGCGAGCCGCGTCACGGCTGGCCCCGTCTGGTCGAATTCGCCCGCGCCGCCGCCGAAGTCACGCTCGAGTCGCCGGTCCTCTCCCGCGCGCTTGCCGCGCTCCTGCTCGAACATGCCGACCTCGTCGGCCTGCACGAGGTCTACGAGGCCGAAGTCGGTGGCGCGCTCGACGCGATCATCGCCGATGGACTGCTCGACCCCGATGTGCCGCGCGAACCGATGGTCCGCATGATCCGCCTGGCGGTGGTGGCGACCGTGCTGTTCTGGTCCCGCCGCGAGATCGCCGACGCCGAACTGGAGCCCTGCATCGTCCGTCGCTGCGCGGAAACGCTCCTGCCCTTCGCCACGTCGGCAGGGGCGCTGGTCCTGCGGATCGAGGCCCGCAACGCCGCGCTGCGGATGATCGCTCCGGAGGTCATCGTCCAGGACCTGTGA
- a CDS encoding UxaA family hydrolase produces the protein MPAAFHVHAADGVAVALRPLAQGESVAVDGVRITLQSGIPQGHKFAVRSHVAGEPVVKYGLPIGRATASIAPGEHVHVHNLATALEGEVVYSPAAPAASPPQAFPSSEATWRGYRRADGRAATRNEIWILPTVGCVGLTAEQVARAAELRHAGLIEAGRIDGVLAFAHPHGCSQLGDDLGGTRALLAGLAANPNAAGVLLLGLGCESNQLADLLAAIPAASRGKVRVLSSQGAGDELAEAAALVDELVAEAATAEREELPLSALTVGLKCGGSDGFSGLTANPLLGRFSERLAAAGGTPILTEIPEIFGAEQGLLERAVDGPTFEAAAALVNGFKRHYLDQGLPVSENPSPGNIAGGITTLEEKSAGAVQKAGNAPLASVLRYGEQAAGPGLALLEAPGNDAVSSTGLTAAGAVLVLFTTGRGTPLGFPAPTVKVASNRALATAKPHWIDFDASRVLDEGRQATDEAFLADLLAIASGRKTAAERAGQRAIAIWKKGVTL, from the coding sequence ATGCCTGCCGCGTTTCACGTGCACGCCGCCGATGGCGTTGCCGTGGCGCTGCGTCCCTTGGCGCAGGGCGAGAGCGTGGCGGTCGATGGCGTGCGGATCACGCTGCAAAGCGGAATTCCCCAGGGACACAAGTTTGCCGTACGGTCGCATGTCGCGGGCGAACCGGTGGTAAAGTACGGACTCCCGATCGGCCGGGCCACGGCGTCGATAGCGCCGGGCGAACACGTCCATGTCCATAACCTGGCCACGGCGCTGGAGGGAGAAGTCGTCTATTCCCCAGCCGCCCCGGCGGCTTCGCCACCGCAGGCCTTCCCCTCTTCCGAGGCGACCTGGCGCGGGTATCGGCGTGCCGATGGCCGCGCCGCCACCCGCAACGAGATCTGGATTCTGCCGACGGTCGGCTGCGTCGGCCTCACGGCGGAGCAGGTAGCCCGCGCCGCCGAGTTGCGCCATGCCGGACTGATCGAGGCGGGCCGGATCGACGGAGTCCTCGCTTTCGCCCATCCCCACGGATGCTCGCAGCTTGGCGACGACCTTGGCGGAACCCGTGCGCTGCTTGCGGGCCTCGCGGCAAATCCCAACGCGGCGGGCGTGCTCCTGCTTGGCCTGGGCTGCGAATCGAACCAGCTCGCGGATCTCCTGGCCGCCATTCCCGCAGCTTCCCGCGGCAAGGTTCGCGTCCTTTCCTCGCAAGGCGCGGGCGACGAGCTTGCGGAAGCGGCGGCGCTGGTCGACGAACTCGTCGCCGAGGCGGCCACTGCCGAGCGCGAGGAGCTTCCCCTTTCGGCGCTCACGGTCGGTCTCAAGTGCGGCGGCTCCGATGGTTTCTCCGGCCTTACCGCCAACCCCCTGCTCGGTCGTTTCAGCGAGAGGCTCGCGGCCGCCGGGGGAACGCCGATCCTTACCGAGATTCCCGAGATCTTCGGCGCGGAGCAGGGCTTGCTCGAACGCGCGGTCGATGGACCGACCTTCGAGGCCGCCGCCGCGCTCGTGAACGGGTTCAAGCGCCATTACCTCGATCAGGGGTTGCCCGTTTCCGAAAACCCCTCGCCCGGCAACATCGCCGGGGGCATCACCACGCTCGAGGAAAAATCGGCCGGGGCCGTGCAGAAGGCCGGGAACGCGCCGCTCGCCTCGGTTCTCCGTTATGGCGAGCAGGCCGCAGGCCCGGGTCTGGCCTTGCTGGAGGCACCGGGCAACGATGCCGTCTCCTCGACCGGGCTCACGGCTGCGGGTGCGGTGCTGGTGCTTTTCACCACGGGGCGGGGAACGCCGCTCGGCTTTCCTGCGCCGACCGTCAAGGTCGCCTCGAATCGCGCGCTCGCCACGGCCAAGCCGCACTGGATCGATTTTGACGCGTCGCGTGTCCTCGATGAGGGCCGACAAGCGACCGACGAGGCATTCCTGGCCGACCTGCTGGCCATCGCCAGCGGGCGGAAAACCGCCGCTGAACGCGCCGGGCAGCGGGCCATTGCGATCTGGAAGAAGGGCGTGACGCTCTAG
- a CDS encoding carboxylesterase/lipase family protein, whose protein sequence is MSGADLTRRAVLGAGAALAATPVLARARDPRVGRFTGMREDGVLAFKGIRYGRAARFERALPEPWNGNPAKAQTFAPIAPQRGNPDLPQSEDCLFLNVWTPDANPRAGRAVMVYFHGGAYSNGTVTDPLTHGGKLAAQGDVVVVTVNHRLNALGHAWLKPFGARFADSGNLGQLDLVLALEWVRDHVRDFGGDPARVMVFGQSGGGAKIATLMAMPAARGLFHCAATMSGQQVVASGPNNAWKRTQALFAALGLQPRDVELLRTLPVERIVDALGATDPVMGGGLYMGPVLDMTNLPRHPFWPDAAPQSLEIPMILGNVREETRAFIDPRGPRLRGLDWDNLAARIAPEIKIDLDVDWVVAQYRRQHPQWTPEQVFYAATTAGRSWPGQVIEADERARAGATKTWVYQFDRPSPLDPLRGAAHTDDIPYVFGTLDAPGSMSGTDLGARMTRDLMMGAFAGLARTGRPGLADWTAYTLPDRATLVVGDGTASIASDPRKWERELWATGPYVQPGS, encoded by the coding sequence ATGTCCGGCGCTGACCTTACCCGGCGCGCCGTGCTCGGCGCAGGCGCCGCGCTGGCCGCAACGCCGGTGCTGGCCCGCGCGCGCGATCCCAGGGTCGGGCGGTTCACCGGGATGCGTGAGGACGGCGTTCTCGCCTTCAAGGGCATACGCTATGGCCGTGCCGCCCGTTTCGAGCGAGCGCTGCCCGAGCCGTGGAACGGAAACCCGGCCAAGGCGCAGACCTTCGCACCGATCGCCCCCCAGCGCGGCAATCCGGACCTGCCGCAGTCCGAGGACTGCCTGTTCCTGAATGTCTGGACGCCCGACGCGAACCCCCGGGCAGGCCGCGCGGTCATGGTCTATTTCCATGGCGGCGCCTATTCCAACGGCACGGTGACGGACCCGCTCACCCACGGCGGCAAGCTTGCCGCGCAGGGCGATGTCGTGGTCGTGACCGTCAACCACCGGCTCAATGCGCTGGGCCATGCCTGGCTCAAGCCCTTCGGCGCACGGTTTGCCGACAGCGGCAACCTCGGCCAGCTCGACCTTGTCCTCGCGCTGGAATGGGTGCGCGACCATGTGCGCGATTTCGGCGGCGATCCGGCGCGGGTCATGGTGTTCGGCCAGTCCGGTGGCGGCGCGAAGATCGCGACGCTCATGGCAATGCCCGCCGCCAGGGGCCTGTTCCATTGCGCCGCGACGATGAGCGGGCAACAGGTCGTCGCCAGCGGGCCCAACAATGCGTGGAAGCGCACGCAGGCGCTGTTCGCCGCGCTCGGTCTCCAGCCCCGCGACGTCGAACTGCTGCGCACCCTGCCGGTCGAGCGGATCGTCGATGCGCTGGGCGCGACCGATCCCGTCATGGGCGGCGGTCTCTACATGGGCCCCGTGCTCGACATGACCAACCTGCCGCGCCACCCCTTCTGGCCGGACGCCGCGCCGCAGTCCCTCGAAATTCCGATGATCCTGGGCAACGTGCGCGAAGAGACGCGCGCCTTCATCGACCCGCGCGGGCCCAGGTTGCGCGGTCTTGACTGGGACAATCTCGCCGCCCGCATCGCGCCGGAGATCAAGATCGATCTCGACGTCGACTGGGTCGTCGCGCAATATCGCCGGCAGCATCCGCAGTGGACGCCCGAGCAGGTGTTCTATGCCGCCACGACCGCAGGCCGCTCGTGGCCGGGGCAGGTGATCGAAGCCGATGAACGGGCAAGGGCAGGCGCGACGAAAACCTGGGTCTACCAGTTCGACCGGCCTTCGCCGCTCGATCCCCTGCGCGGCGCGGCGCACACCGATGACATTCCCTATGTGTTCGGCACGCTGGATGCGCCGGGCAGCATGAGTGGAACCGACTTGGGCGCACGGATGACCCGGGACCTGATGATGGGCGCCTTTGCGGGCCTTGCAAGGACAGGCAGGCCGGGTCTCGCCGACTGGACCGCCTACACGCTTCCGGACCGTGCCACGCTGGTCGTAGGCGATGGCACGGCCTCCATCGCCAGCGACCCGCGGAAGTGGGAGCGCGAGCTTTGGGCTACTGGCCCTTACGTCCAGCCAGGGAGCTGA
- a CDS encoding cupin domain-containing protein → MTAMLALFMAAAPPMAVIDEADTVRREPPPHGAIGMSTAWRISDFAPQPRRMEFRRRTLDPGAAIGEHPIAHDEVYYVLEGEGEVVSDGQRATLKPGMTAYLYEGAIVGIRQKGDRPLALIIAYPVKEAPVSSLAGRKGQ, encoded by the coding sequence ATGACCGCGATGCTCGCGCTGTTCATGGCCGCCGCTCCGCCGATGGCCGTGATCGACGAGGCCGATACCGTGCGGCGCGAGCCTCCGCCGCACGGGGCCATCGGCATGAGCACGGCCTGGCGCATCAGCGACTTTGCGCCGCAGCCTCGCCGCATGGAGTTCCGCCGCCGCACGCTCGATCCCGGGGCGGCCATCGGCGAACATCCGATCGCGCACGATGAGGTCTATTACGTGCTCGAAGGCGAGGGCGAGGTCGTGTCCGACGGCCAGCGCGCCACGCTGAAGCCCGGGATGACCGCCTATCTCTATGAAGGGGCGATAGTCGGGATCCGGCAGAAGGGCGACAGGCCGCTCGCGCTCATCATCGCCTATCCGGTGAAGGAAGCGCCGGTCAGCTCCCTGGCTGGACGTAAGGGCCAGTAG
- a CDS encoding RpiB/LacA/LacB family sugar-phosphate isomerase: MKIALIIENSQAAKNAVVHEALTTVAEPLGHKVFNYGMYTAEDKASLTYVMNGLLAGILLNSGAADFVVTGCGTGMGSMLAANAMPGVFCGLVIDPTDAFLFGQINDGNAISMPYSKGFGWAAELNLQDVYRKLFDGERGLGYPRERAEIMRKNRGILRELKDASCRDMLTVLKTVDQDLLRAAIAGEKFAELFYPNCKDDAIANYLRSLDA, encoded by the coding sequence ATGAAGATCGCGCTCATCATCGAGAACAGCCAGGCCGCCAAGAACGCCGTGGTCCACGAAGCCCTGACCACCGTGGCCGAACCGCTGGGCCACAAGGTCTTCAACTACGGAATGTACACGGCAGAGGACAAGGCCTCGCTCACCTACGTGATGAACGGCCTTCTCGCGGGCATCCTGCTCAATTCCGGCGCCGCCGACTTCGTGGTGACCGGTTGCGGCACCGGCATGGGCTCGATGCTCGCCGCCAACGCCATGCCCGGCGTATTCTGCGGCCTGGTGATCGATCCGACCGACGCGTTCTTGTTCGGCCAGATCAACGACGGCAACGCAATCTCGATGCCCTATTCCAAGGGCTTTGGCTGGGCCGCCGAACTGAACCTCCAGGACGTCTACCGCAAGCTGTTCGACGGCGAGCGCGGGCTTGGCTATCCCCGCGAGCGCGCCGAGATCATGCGCAAGAACCGCGGCATCCTGCGCGAGCTGAAGGACGCATCCTGCCGCGACATGCTGACCGTGCTCAAGACCGTGGACCAGGACCTGCTGCGGGCCGCAATCGCCGGCGAGAAGTTCGCCGAACTGTTCTATCCCAACTGCAAGGACGACGCGATCGCGAACTACCTGCGCAGCCTGGACGCCTGA
- a CDS encoding sugar kinase, with protein MTGAVVCFGEMLLRLSPPGARMMIQAQSLEMVVGGAEANVAAALAALGHETRMVTLLPGNPLGDRARAELGAAGVDTRFVVRGAGRMGLYFMEPGAGMRPSSITYDRAGSAFALADVGAFDLDGALAGAALLHVSGITPALGPGGVALARAAVAAARAAQVPICFDGNYRAQLWESWDSDPRSILTELVGAARVLIGNHRDISLLLGRTFSGDGAERRREAVDAAFAAFPNLELVASTARHVVSSDHHRLAARVDTRTGKHQTGEIDVTGIVDRIGTGDAFAAGVLHQFLKGGNEQAMAECGLALAALKHSLPGDFCLIDGAELAAFSADGGDVRR; from the coding sequence ATGACCGGCGCCGTGGTCTGCTTTGGCGAGATGCTGCTTCGGCTCTCGCCACCGGGCGCGCGGATGATGATCCAGGCGCAGAGCCTGGAAATGGTCGTGGGCGGCGCGGAAGCAAACGTCGCCGCCGCCCTCGCCGCGCTCGGCCACGAGACGCGGATGGTCACGTTGCTGCCGGGCAATCCGCTCGGCGACAGGGCCCGCGCCGAGCTGGGCGCCGCCGGGGTGGATACGCGCTTCGTCGTGCGCGGCGCGGGGCGCATGGGGCTCTACTTCATGGAGCCCGGCGCCGGAATGCGGCCGTCCTCAATCACCTATGACCGTGCCGGATCGGCCTTTGCGCTGGCCGATGTCGGCGCGTTCGACCTCGACGGCGCGCTCGCCGGTGCGGCGCTGCTCCACGTGTCGGGCATTACCCCCGCGCTGGGGCCGGGCGGCGTTGCCCTGGCACGCGCGGCGGTCGCGGCGGCCCGCGCCGCGCAAGTGCCGATCTGCTTCGATGGCAACTACCGAGCGCAGCTGTGGGAAAGCTGGGACAGCGACCCGCGCTCGATACTGACCGAACTTGTCGGCGCGGCGCGGGTGCTGATCGGCAACCACCGCGACATCTCGCTCCTGCTTGGCAGGACATTTTCCGGCGACGGCGCGGAACGGCGACGCGAGGCGGTGGATGCGGCCTTCGCCGCCTTTCCGAACCTCGAACTCGTGGCATCGACCGCGCGGCACGTGGTCAGCAGCGACCACCATCGCCTTGCCGCGCGCGTCGATACGCGCACGGGCAAGCACCAGACCGGAGAGATCGACGTGACCGGTATCGTCGACCGCATCGGCACCGGGGATGCCTTTGCCGCCGGCGTGCTGCACCAGTTCCTCAAGGGTGGCAACGAACAGGCGATGGCCGAATGCGGACTGGCGCTTGCCGCGCTCAAGCATTCGCTGCCGGGCGACTTCTGCCTGATCGACGGGGCGGAACTTGCGGCCTTCTCGGCCGATGGCGGCGATGTCCGGCGCTGA
- a CDS encoding 2-keto-4-pentenoate hydratase, producing the protein MKDQGMGIELNEQAEAVARAFVSARREARALATYPGPVPAELGCAYTIQDRAIVIDGRRVVGWKVGRINPPLDGTLGANRLSGPIFADSVVDASDGEEPAMPVFSGGFAAAEAEILLHVAPGFAGPVPTDDAGTRAILDEVRLGIEIASSPYAGINADGPPVTVSDFGNNAGLVRGPALERWRDLDLCAIPVRGEIDGEVVGAATAATMLDGPYGAVRFLLANLIERGFDVSGGLWVSSGAITGVHEIRVGQSFRAVFEGCGEVRCSVVAAQPR; encoded by the coding sequence ATGAAGGACCAAGGGATGGGGATCGAATTGAACGAACAGGCGGAAGCAGTCGCGAGGGCCTTTGTCAGCGCGCGCCGCGAAGCGCGGGCGCTGGCCACCTATCCCGGCCCCGTCCCCGCGGAACTCGGTTGCGCCTATACCATCCAGGATCGTGCCATCGTGATCGATGGTCGCCGCGTTGTCGGCTGGAAGGTCGGTCGCATCAATCCGCCGCTCGACGGAACGCTCGGCGCGAACCGCCTCTCCGGTCCGATCTTCGCCGACAGCGTGGTCGATGCCTCTGATGGAGAAGAGCCGGCGATGCCGGTCTTTTCCGGGGGGTTTGCCGCCGCCGAAGCGGAGATACTGCTCCATGTCGCCCCCGGCTTTGCCGGCCCGGTCCCGACCGACGACGCCGGCACTCGCGCCATCCTCGACGAAGTGCGCCTCGGCATCGAGATCGCCAGCTCCCCCTATGCGGGCATCAACGCCGATGGCCCGCCGGTGACCGTGTCGGACTTCGGCAACAATGCCGGTCTGGTGCGTGGCCCGGCGCTCGAAAGATGGCGGGACCTTGATCTTTGCGCCATTCCCGTCCGGGGAGAGATCGACGGCGAGGTCGTGGGCGCTGCCACCGCGGCGACGATGCTCGACGGCCCCTATGGTGCGGTCCGCTTCCTTCTTGCCAACCTGATCGAGCGCGGTTTCGATGTGTCGGGGGGCCTTTGGGTGTCCTCGGGCGCGATCACCGGCGTCCACGAGATCCGCGTTGGCCAGTCGTTCCGCGCGGTGTTCGAAGGCTGCGGCGAAGTGCGTTGCAGCGTGGTCGCGGCCCAGCCTCGATAA
- a CDS encoding LacI family DNA-binding transcriptional regulator → MKKAKDGKPTINDVARIAGVSKKTVSRVINRSPLLNEATREKVEAVIAELGYVPNPQARALALRRNFLIGLIHDNPNAQMVLGVQEGILSAIRDTEFALVVRPVNRRSPDMLDDVRAFLEQQRLFGVMLLPPISENDALADLCEDLGVTYVRMGSVRLDDDEHMVASNDREAVARAVAYLVDHGHRRIGFVAGPDGFRSAAERASGYVDALETAGIKQDATIMAEGNYTFETGIAAGEKLLAASPRPTAIFASNDEMAAGVLHAARKKGLSVPEDLSIVGFDDTAIAAHIWPPLTTVRWPIQAMAKAAAIKLIDPAEARRQPSHFLSDLIERASVGTA, encoded by the coding sequence GTGAAGAAGGCAAAGGACGGCAAGCCGACGATCAACGACGTCGCGCGCATCGCCGGCGTTTCCAAGAAGACGGTCAGCCGGGTCATCAACCGCTCGCCCCTGCTGAACGAAGCCACGCGCGAAAAGGTCGAGGCGGTGATCGCGGAACTGGGCTATGTGCCCAATCCCCAGGCGCGCGCGCTGGCGCTGCGGCGCAACTTCCTGATCGGCCTCATCCATGACAACCCGAACGCGCAAATGGTGCTGGGCGTGCAGGAGGGCATCCTCTCCGCGATTCGCGACACCGAGTTCGCGCTGGTCGTGCGCCCGGTGAACCGCCGCTCGCCCGACATGCTGGACGACGTTCGCGCCTTCCTCGAACAGCAGCGGCTGTTCGGCGTCATGCTGCTGCCGCCGATATCCGAAAACGACGCACTGGCCGACCTGTGCGAGGACCTTGGCGTGACCTACGTGCGCATGGGTTCGGTCCGGCTGGACGACGACGAGCACATGGTCGCCTCGAACGACCGCGAGGCCGTTGCCCGGGCAGTGGCCTATCTCGTCGATCACGGACATCGCCGCATCGGCTTCGTCGCCGGTCCCGATGGCTTCCGCTCCGCCGCGGAGCGCGCGTCGGGCTATGTGGACGCGCTCGAAACTGCCGGCATCAAGCAGGATGCGACGATCATGGCCGAAGGCAACTATACCTTCGAGACCGGCATCGCGGCGGGCGAGAAGCTGCTCGCCGCCTCCCCTCGCCCCACCGCGATCTTCGCCAGCAATGACGAAATGGCGGCGGGTGTACTTCACGCTGCCCGCAAGAAGGGGCTGTCGGTGCCCGAGGACCTGTCAATCGTGGGTTTCGACGACACCGCAATCGCCGCCCATATCTGGCCGCCACTGACGACGGTGCGGTGGCCGATCCAGGCCATGGCCAAGGCGGCGGCGATCAAGCTGATCGACCCTGCCGAGGCGCGGCGGCAACCTTCCCACTTCCTCTCGGACCTCATCGAACGCGCCTCGGTCGGCACGGCCTGA